In a genomic window of Aggregatimonas sangjinii:
- a CDS encoding carotenoid biosynthesis protein — protein MNRILKYIISERLPIAFIVLYCGGLALYISPLTRDLFILVTPYTLVLVAAAIFSHHKEWNIKTVAVFVSIFVLSFMMEMIGVATGKLFGSYTYGRGLGVKIADVPIVIGLNWVFLVYASNSIVSKYTSSNSLIVIGAATLMVVYDVLLEKVAPLMEMWQFVENDPPLLNYVVWFLMALFFNALIQYFRINTQNSPARWLFCIQFGFFMIIVMHNIYI, from the coding sequence ATGAATCGGATACTAAAATATATAATAAGTGAGAGACTTCCAATAGCGTTTATCGTTCTCTATTGTGGCGGCTTGGCATTATATATTTCCCCACTTACCCGTGACCTATTTATTTTAGTAACGCCTTATACCCTGGTTTTGGTTGCAGCGGCCATTTTTTCTCATCATAAGGAATGGAATATAAAAACGGTTGCCGTATTTGTCAGCATTTTTGTCCTGAGTTTTATGATGGAGATGATCGGTGTAGCCACCGGTAAATTATTCGGCTCGTATACTTATGGCAGAGGGCTCGGTGTGAAAATAGCCGATGTACCCATCGTTATTGGCCTGAATTGGGTGTTTCTGGTATATGCTTCCAATAGTATTGTCTCTAAATATACTTCAAGCAACAGTTTGATCGTTATAGGTGCGGCAACTTTAATGGTAGTATATGATGTGTTACTAGAGAAGGTTGCGCCCCTAATGGAGATGTGGCAATTCGTAGAAAACGATCCACCGCTCCTAAATTATGTGGTATGGTTTTTAATGGCCTTATTTTTTAACGCGTTGATTCAATATTTTAGAATAAATACCCAAAATAGTCCGGCACGCTGGTTATTCTGTATCCAATTCGGCTTTTTTATGATTATAGTGATGCATAATATTTATATTTAA
- the crtD gene encoding 1-hydroxycarotenoid 3,4-desaturase CrtD gives MRVGVIGSGIGGLAIACRMASKGHEVTVFEKNATPGGKIGEFTLKGYRFDTGPSLFTMPELVRELYAAAGESVPSTFTYTKLDVHCKYFYNSGEQLVAWSDQQKFAEECAQKFGEDPANIFEYFKRASLIYKITADIFLFNSLHKVKNFLKLSVLKSLLQVHKIRFYKTMNAENRNNFKSPLLVQLFNRYATYNGSDPYKAPATLNVIAHLENNIGTYLPDQGIYSIVQHIYELALKKGVRFEFNSLVTSIDIKNKKAVGLSVGDTKFAFDSIVSDSDINYVMANLMKHPLKKRFDRLEPSSSALVFYWGIKKEFPELDVHNILFSGDYKREFTNLFEEKIIDNDPTVYIFVSSKMIKSDAPKNCENWFVMVNAPTNSEENWEELIRTTRQNIVDKINKSLKTKIEDHIECEKIASPITIAQDTLSKGGALYGNSSNSIFSAFLRHPNFIKSTKNLYFVGGSVHPGGGMPLCLASAKIVDNEILAP, from the coding sequence ATGAGGGTAGGGGTCATAGGATCTGGGATAGGCGGTTTGGCCATTGCGTGCCGAATGGCATCAAAGGGTCACGAAGTAACCGTTTTTGAAAAAAATGCTACTCCCGGCGGGAAAATTGGTGAGTTTACTTTAAAAGGGTACCGGTTCGATACGGGGCCGTCTTTATTTACCATGCCTGAATTAGTACGTGAACTTTATGCAGCGGCCGGCGAAAGTGTTCCGTCGACCTTTACGTATACTAAGTTAGACGTGCATTGCAAATATTTTTATAACAGCGGTGAGCAGCTGGTAGCTTGGTCCGACCAACAAAAATTCGCTGAAGAATGCGCCCAAAAGTTTGGGGAGGACCCAGCTAACATTTTCGAATATTTTAAGAGGGCTTCGCTAATCTATAAGATAACAGCGGATATTTTCCTTTTCAACTCTTTACATAAGGTGAAGAATTTTTTGAAGCTGTCGGTTTTGAAATCCTTACTTCAGGTACATAAAATCCGTTTTTATAAAACCATGAACGCGGAGAATAGGAACAATTTCAAAAGTCCGTTGCTCGTTCAGCTCTTCAATAGGTATGCAACGTACAACGGATCGGACCCCTATAAGGCACCGGCTACCTTAAATGTAATAGCGCATCTTGAAAATAACATCGGAACCTATCTGCCTGATCAGGGAATCTATTCCATTGTCCAGCATATTTATGAGCTCGCCCTGAAGAAAGGGGTTCGGTTTGAATTTAATTCGTTGGTGACGTCTATTGACATCAAAAATAAGAAAGCCGTAGGGCTAAGTGTTGGCGATACCAAATTTGCATTCGATAGTATCGTATCGGATTCCGACATCAATTACGTTATGGCCAACCTGATGAAGCATCCTTTAAAAAAACGATTCGATCGCTTAGAGCCCTCATCGTCGGCCTTGGTTTTCTACTGGGGGATAAAAAAGGAGTTCCCCGAGCTTGATGTGCATAACATTCTGTTCAGCGGGGATTACAAAAGGGAGTTTACCAATCTATTTGAAGAAAAAATCATCGATAACGATCCGACGGTATATATTTTCGTTAGTTCAAAAATGATTAAAAGCGATGCGCCAAAAAATTGCGAAAACTGGTTCGTTATGGTCAACGCACCAACTAACAGCGAAGAGAATTGGGAAGAACTAATTCGTACTACCAGGCAAAATATTGTAGATAAAATCAACAAATCGCTTAAAACCAAAATTGAGGACCATATTGAATGCGAAAAGATCGCCTCACCTATTACCATCGCTCAAGATACCCTGAGTAAAGGAGGCGCCCTCTACGGTAATTCATCAAATTCTATCTTTTCCGCATTTTTAAGGCATCCGAATTTTATCAAAAGCACTAAAAATCTGTATTTCGTCGGGGGAAGCGTTCACCCGGGCGGGGGAATGCCGCTATGTTTAGCAAGTGCTAAAATTGTTGATAATGAAATTTTGGCACCTTAA